The genomic region AAAGAAATCGGAGGGAAAAAATTCAAATTCGTCATGACTCCCTGGCTTCACTGGCCCGACACGATGGTGACGTATCTTGATGGAATTCTCTTCGGCTGTGATGTGGGCGGTGGATACCTGCTCCCAGAGACTCTGGACGACTCAAACGAGAGCGTTGTGGAAAGATACCTTCCCCACGTCACAAAGTACATTGTCACGGTGATAGGACATTACAAGAATTACATCCTCGAAGGTGCGGAAAAGCTCTCCAGTCTGAAGATAAAGGCGCTCCTTCCAGGGCACGGACTGATCTGGAAGAAAGATCCTCAGAGACTTTTGAATCATTACGTGAGTGTCGCGAAGGGTGAACCGAAAAAAGGAAAAGTCACGGTGATCTACGATTCCATGTACGGCTTCGTCGAGAACGTGATGAAGAAGGCGATCGACTCTCTCAAGGAGAAAGGTTTCACACCGGTTGTGTACAAATTCTCCGACGAAGAGAGACCCGCGATCAGCGAGATCTTGAAAGACATCCCGGACAGTGAAGCACTGATCTTCGGTGTTTCTACCTACGAAGCAGAGATACATCCACTCATGAGATTCACCCTTCTCGAGATAATAGATAAAGTGAACTACGAAAAATCCGTCCTCGTCTTTGGAGTGCACGGCTGGGCTCCATCCGTAGAAAGAACAGCGGGAGAGCTTCTGAAAGAAACGAAGTTCAGAATTCTCTCTTTCACGGAGATAAAAGGTTCAAACATGGATGAGAAGAAGATCGAAGAGGCGATATCTCTTCTCAAAAAAGAACTGGAGTGATGAACGGTGAAAATAGTGATCGTTGGAAACGGCCCCGGCGGTGTTGAACTCGCAAAACAGCTTTCAGAAGAACACGAGGTCACCATCGTGGAAAGAGAAACGGTGCCCTACTACACGAAACCCATGCTCAGCCATTACGTCGCAGGACTGGCGGAGGAAAAAAGTCTCTTTCCCTATCCGCTCGACTGGTACGAAAAGAAGGGAATAAAACTCCTTCTTGGAACAACCGCAAAGAGAATAGACGCAGAAAAGAAAGTTCTCGAAACAGACAGAGGAACCCTCGAATACGACGTCCTCGTTCTCGCAACGGGTGCAAAGCCGAGAGCACTCAAGATACCCGGCTGGGAGCGAATGTATACTTTGAGGACGATAGAAGATGCGAAGAGATTGAAAAAGGCAGTGGAAAGAGAGAAAGATCTTCTCATCATCGGCGGAGGGTTCATCGGTCTTGAAATCGCAGGAAATCTGTCGAAGCAGGGTATCAAAGTGAAAGTGGTTGAGAAGATGACCCGTCTCATGGGGTTGGACGAAGAACTGACAGAGAGAATAAAAGGAGAGCTCGAAAAACACGGAGTGGAGTTTTACCTCGGCAGGGACGTGGAGAGAATAGAAAACGATGTTCTCGTCACAGACAAAGAAGAGATACCGGCGAGGGTGATTCTCTGCTCCATAGGAATTGTCCCGGAGGTGTCGCTTGCAGAAGAGAGCGGACTCGATGTGAACAGGGGCATCTTGGTGGACAAAACGTTCAGAACCTCAAAACCTGACGTATACGCCATCGGTGACTGCGCAGAGCACGAAGGCATCATCTGTGGAACAGCGAAAGCCGCTATGGCACACGCGAAAGTTTTGGCAAACACGTTGAAGGGTATACCCGATGAGTACGACTTTCGCTTCAAATCTTCTTACTTCAAGTTCGGAGACTTTCCTATAGCCATAGTTGGAGAACTCACAGACAGAGGAGAGTGGATCGACAGCGAAACAAAGGCTTTCTACAGAGACGAAAAAATCGTCGGTGTGGTCGTTCTATCCGACGTGAGAAAAGCCAGGGAGTGGGAGGAAAGACTAAGAAGCACGCGATGAAACTTTTCGACAGAATAGCGGAAAGGTACGATCTTTTGAACAGGATCATCTCTTTTGGTATGGATACAAAATGGAGAAAACGGGTAGTGGAACTCATCCTTGAGGTGAATCCAGAAAAGGTCCTCGATCTTGCCACAGGAACCGGAGATGTAGCCAGACTCCTGAAAAGAAAAGCACCGCATCTTAAAATCACAGGCCTGGATTCTTCATCGAAGATGCTGGAAACAGCAAAAAAGAGATTGAAAGATGGAGAGTTCATCGTAGGAGACGCTCACAATCTTCCTTTCGACGATAGAAGTTTCGACGCCATCACCGTGGCTTTCGGCTTCAGAAATTTCTCAGACAGAAGAAGAGTCCTGAGAGAGTGCAGAAGAGTTCTCAAAAGAAAGGGAAGATTGGTGATCCTTGAACTCCTTCCACCTAACACCAAAAGATTCACGGGAAAGATCTACTCTTTTTATTTGAAGACCTGGGTTCCATTCGTTGGGGGTCTTTTCAGTGGGGATTTCCACGCCTACAGGTATCTCTCCACCTCAGTTCTCAACTTCCTGACACCGGATCAAATAGTGGAGATGATGAAAGAAGAAGGCTTCGAGATGAGTTTTGAACCTCTTTTCTTCTCTGTAGCGGGAATTTTCATTGGCGATTTGATCTTGTGAGACGTTTGGGATCACCTGCAAAAGCTGATAGAATTTTCTCAGGTAATTAATTCGTCTCAGAAACGAATTTAACATGAGGGGGCAGGATCATGAAGATCTCCATCATCGGAGCGGGGAGTGTGAGGTTCGCACTTCAGCTTGTAGGGGACATCGCTCAGACGGAGGAACTTTCAAGGGAAGATACACACATCTACATGATGGACGTTCATGAAAGAAGACTGAACGCATCTTACATCCTCGCAAAAAAGTACGTGGAAGAGCTGAACTCTCCTGTAAAGATCGTAAAAACATCCAGTCTGGATGAAGCCATAGATGGAGCAGACTTCATCATAAACACCGCCTATCCTTACGATCCGAGGTACCACGACAGCGGCTCTCAAAGATGGGACGAGGTCACAAAAGTCGGTGAAAAACACGGCTACTACAGAGGAATAGACAGTCAGGAGTTGAACATGGTTTCCACTTACACCTACGTTCTTTCTTCTTATCCCGACATGAAGCTCGCCCTCGAGATAGCGGAGAAGATGAAAAAGATGGCACCCAGAGCGTACCTGATGCAAACGGCAAATCCCGTCTTCGAGATCACGCAGGCGGTGAGAAGGTGGACCGGTGCGAACATAGTGGGGTTCTGCCACGGTGTTGCCGGGGTTTATGAAGTCTTCGAAAAACTCGACCTCGATCCAGAAGAAGTGGACTGGCAGGTCGCTGGAGTGAACCACGGTATCTGGCTGAACAGGTTCAGGTACAGAGGAGAAGATGCATACCCGCTTCTCGACGAGTGGATAGAGAAGAAGCTACCAGAGTGGGAGCCGAAGAACCCATGGGACACACAGATGTCTCCTGCCGCGATGGATATGTACAAATTTTACGGTATGCTTCCAATAGGTGACACCGTGAGGAACGGCAGCTGGAAGTACCACTACAACCTGGAGACGAAGAAGAAGTGGTTTGGAAAGTTCGGCGGCATAGACAACGAAGTGGAAAGACCGAAATTCCATGAGCAACTCAGAAGAGCAAGAGAGTGCCTCATAAAACTTGCAGAAGAGGTTCAGCAAAGACCAGGTA from Thermotoga sp. Mc24 harbors:
- the ubiE gene encoding bifunctional demethylmenaquinone methyltransferase/2-methoxy-6-polyprenyl-1,4-benzoquinol methylase UbiE, with amino-acid sequence MKLFDRIAERYDLLNRIISFGMDTKWRKRVVELILEVNPEKVLDLATGTGDVARLLKRKAPHLKITGLDSSSKMLETAKKRLKDGEFIVGDAHNLPFDDRSFDAITVAFGFRNFSDRRRVLRECRRVLKRKGRLVILELLPPNTKRFTGKIYSFYLKTWVPFVGGLFSGDFHAYRYLSTSVLNFLTPDQIVEMMKEEGFEMSFEPLFFSVAGIFIGDLIL
- a CDS encoding NAD(P)/FAD-dependent oxidoreductase codes for the protein MKIVIVGNGPGGVELAKQLSEEHEVTIVERETVPYYTKPMLSHYVAGLAEEKSLFPYPLDWYEKKGIKLLLGTTAKRIDAEKKVLETDRGTLEYDVLVLATGAKPRALKIPGWERMYTLRTIEDAKRLKKAVEREKDLLIIGGGFIGLEIAGNLSKQGIKVKVVEKMTRLMGLDEELTERIKGELEKHGVEFYLGRDVERIENDVLVTDKEEIPARVILCSIGIVPEVSLAEESGLDVNRGILVDKTFRTSKPDVYAIGDCAEHEGIICGTAKAAMAHAKVLANTLKGIPDEYDFRFKSSYFKFGDFPIAIVGELTDRGEWIDSETKAFYRDEKIVGVVVLSDVRKAREWEERLRSTR
- a CDS encoding FprA family A-type flavoprotein gives rise to the protein MPKIWTEKIFDDPEIYILRIDDDQIKYFEAVWEIPEGISYNAYLVKLNDANVLIDGWKKNYTKEFIETLSRIVDPKEITHIIVNHTEPDHSGSLPATLEAIGHDVEIIASNFGKRLLEGFYGIKDVTVVKDGEEKEIGGKKFKFVMTPWLHWPDTMVTYLDGILFGCDVGGGYLLPETLDDSNESVVERYLPHVTKYIVTVIGHYKNYILEGAEKLSSLKIKALLPGHGLIWKKDPQRLLNHYVSVAKGEPKKGKVTVIYDSMYGFVENVMKKAIDSLKEKGFTPVVYKFSDEERPAISEILKDIPDSEALIFGVSTYEAEIHPLMRFTLLEIIDKVNYEKSVLVFGVHGWAPSVERTAGELLKETKFRILSFTEIKGSNMDEKKIEEAISLLKKELE
- the aglA gene encoding alpha-glucosidase AglA, with product MKISIIGAGSVRFALQLVGDIAQTEELSREDTHIYMMDVHERRLNASYILAKKYVEELNSPVKIVKTSSLDEAIDGADFIINTAYPYDPRYHDSGSQRWDEVTKVGEKHGYYRGIDSQELNMVSTYTYVLSSYPDMKLALEIAEKMKKMAPRAYLMQTANPVFEITQAVRRWTGANIVGFCHGVAGVYEVFEKLDLDPEEVDWQVAGVNHGIWLNRFRYRGEDAYPLLDEWIEKKLPEWEPKNPWDTQMSPAAMDMYKFYGMLPIGDTVRNGSWKYHYNLETKKKWFGKFGGIDNEVERPKFHEQLRRARECLIKLAEEVQQRPGMKLTEEHPDIFPKGKLSGEQHIPFINAVANNKRVRLFLNVENRGVLKDFPDDLVMELPVWVDGSGIHREKVEPDLTHRIKIFYLWPRILRMEWNLEAYISRDRKVLEEILLRDPRTKSYEQIVQVLDEIFNLPFNEELRRYYEKKF